A genomic region of Alicyclobacillus sp. SO9 contains the following coding sequences:
- a CDS encoding electron transfer flavoprotein subunit beta/FixA family protein, which yields MHIVVCIKQVPDSREIRIDPNTNTLIRQGVPAIVNYYDLHGLEEALRLKEELGARVTVISMGPPSADKALQQCVSMGADEGVLVSDRAFAGADTLATSYVLAMAIQKAEDEWGPVDLIFAGKQTLDGDTGQVGPGIACRLDWDQLTYVQKVESADPKTKEIVVHRHLEDGVERVKAKMPVLITALAELNKPRRSSLPGILKGVRYSPIVWTTNDFEDLDRTKIGLSGSPTIVGKTWVPETKQVETEMIEAETSQAAVETLLDRLYETELPTKLGWGLEV from the coding sequence GTGCATATTGTCGTTTGTATTAAGCAGGTTCCTGACAGCCGCGAAATACGAATTGATCCCAATACAAATACCCTGATACGGCAAGGAGTCCCAGCAATTGTAAATTACTATGATTTGCATGGCTTGGAGGAAGCTCTGCGACTGAAGGAAGAATTGGGAGCACGCGTTACTGTCATAAGCATGGGCCCGCCTTCCGCGGACAAGGCACTTCAGCAGTGTGTTTCGATGGGGGCAGACGAAGGTGTTCTGGTCAGTGACAGAGCATTTGCTGGCGCGGATACGCTGGCAACGTCGTATGTGCTTGCCATGGCAATACAGAAAGCCGAAGACGAGTGGGGCCCTGTAGATTTAATTTTTGCCGGAAAGCAGACGCTTGATGGAGATACCGGTCAAGTTGGGCCTGGAATCGCCTGCCGTCTTGATTGGGACCAACTGACCTATGTGCAAAAAGTGGAGAGTGCAGATCCGAAAACCAAGGAGATTGTCGTTCATCGACACTTGGAAGACGGGGTAGAACGTGTCAAGGCTAAAATGCCAGTTCTCATCACGGCTTTAGCTGAGTTGAACAAACCGCGTCGGTCAAGTCTTCCTGGAATTTTAAAAGGTGTTCGCTACTCTCCAATTGTCTGGACGACAAATGACTTCGAAGATCTCGACCGTACAAAAATTGGACTGAGCGGTTCTCCTACCATCGTTGGAAAAACGTGGGTTCCTGAGACGAAACAGGTGGAGACGGAAATGATTGAGGCAGAAACTTCCCAGGCAGCTGTCGAAACACTGCTGGACCGTCTGTATGAGACAGAACTGCCGACAAAACTCGGTTGGGGATTGGAAGTGTAG
- a CDS encoding electron transfer flavoprotein subunit alpha/FixB family protein, which yields MAETKKRKKKMIGLQPEGDIDWSKYRGIMVVVEQRDGTAKSVSWQLLGESKRMAEKLDAPLMALVIGHNVRHIAEEAIGYGADIAYLCDSPELKNYRTRPYSRICLNVIREYKPEIVLYGATYTGRDLAGAIATHLPTGLTADSTMLDVDEERLLHASRPAFSEKMMATILCKQFKPQMATVRSGTFEALPFDKDHKGEIIPVQPVLKPESIDTEVLEFIEATDRVDLEDAQVIVAGGRGIGGPQGFDVLSDMAKELGGTVAATRAATDAGWIDHAYQVGQTGSTVRPKLYIAVGISGAVQHVVGMQNSDYIIAINKDPEAPIFKIANYGIVGDWMDVIPALKAAWMERKQKQVANPV from the coding sequence GTGGCAGAAACCAAAAAGCGTAAGAAAAAAATGATTGGATTACAGCCGGAAGGCGACATCGACTGGTCAAAATACCGCGGCATTATGGTTGTGGTGGAGCAGAGAGACGGAACAGCTAAGAGTGTTTCGTGGCAATTGCTGGGAGAGTCCAAACGCATGGCAGAGAAACTCGATGCCCCGTTGATGGCTCTGGTCATCGGTCACAATGTGAGACACATTGCCGAAGAAGCCATTGGCTATGGTGCGGACATCGCGTATCTGTGTGATTCGCCGGAATTAAAAAACTATCGCACAAGACCGTACAGTCGTATTTGTCTGAATGTCATTCGTGAATACAAACCGGAGATTGTACTCTACGGTGCAACGTACACGGGTCGCGACCTGGCAGGGGCGATTGCCACTCACCTGCCCACAGGGCTGACGGCTGACTCAACGATGCTTGACGTCGACGAGGAGCGGTTGTTGCACGCAAGCCGGCCAGCGTTCTCGGAAAAGATGATGGCCACCATTCTGTGCAAGCAATTCAAGCCGCAGATGGCAACAGTTCGATCCGGTACCTTTGAAGCTCTGCCGTTTGATAAAGACCACAAGGGCGAGATTATTCCGGTTCAGCCAGTCTTGAAACCTGAGTCCATTGACACAGAAGTTCTTGAGTTCATTGAAGCGACAGACAGAGTTGATTTGGAAGACGCTCAGGTGATTGTTGCTGGCGGCAGAGGTATTGGCGGGCCGCAGGGTTTTGACGTGCTTTCAGACATGGCAAAGGAATTGGGCGGTACTGTGGCAGCAACGCGAGCAGCGACGGATGCCGGTTGGATCGATCACGCTTATCAGGTGGGGCAAACGGGATCGACGGTGCGTCCCAAACTCTATATTGCGGTAGGAATATCGGGAGCGGTGCAGCATGTGGTCGGGATGCAGAACTCAGACTATATCATTGCTATTAATAAGGACCCGGAGGCACCCATTTTCAAAATCGCAAACTATGGAATTGTAGGCGATTGGATGGATGTTATACCTGCCTTAAAGGCTGCTTGGATGGAACGCAAGCAAAAACAGGTAGCAAATCCGGTCTAA